The Deinococcus aerolatus DNA window ACAGCCGCAGGATCAGCGGCGCACCCTCGAAGGCGCAGAACATCAGGGTCATGCGCGGAAGCTTGAGCAGGTGCGCGGCGGTCTCGTTGCCGCTGCCGGTCACGTTCAGCCACATCACGCGGTTGGGTCCCAGCACCCGCAGGCTGTCCATGCCCTTGGGCGAGACATTGACCCGGCCGTCCGGCGCCGCTGTGCCGACGAAAAACACCGGCTGCTTTTCGATGAACACCTGGTGGTCCGGGCCGATGGCTGGAAACTGTTTGGCCATGCCCTCAGGCTAACGCAGCACCGCACCAAAAAAAGGGGAGGCCCGGAAGCCTCCCCCTCTCAGCAAGTTGAAACCTTATTCAATCACCTTGGTGACCACGCCGGCGCCGACGGTACGGCCACCTTCGCGGATGGCGAAACGCAGGCCTTCTTCCATGGCGATGGGCTTGATCAGTTCCACCA harbors:
- a CDS encoding EF-Tu C-terminal domain-related protein, coding for VELIKPIAMEEGLRFAIREGGRTVGAGVVTKVIE